The following proteins are encoded in a genomic region of Bernardetia sp. MNP-M8:
- a CDS encoding helix-turn-helix domain-containing protein — translation MGLEKQILFFFSALGAFNGFLLAAYFVFFSKKKNSDYFLGGLLFVISVRITKSIFLFFNDKIFDIFIQIGLSACLLIGVFLYFYIKASSDNDSKKIENKNKSTYWWIHVLLWLICISIFNYFYSYSENRLLWNYFVKMIYLQWFVYILLSAWELRNELKKLFTKNTKLSESQIWQVNIFFGVLCIWTAYVFGSYASYIVGALSFSFVFYILGLFWFLKRSNSTEVKNKISKDQQLHNLESNKEKATPKPIEKYANKKIDEQEANQLKTRIERIIAEEELFRDPNLKLPDLAEKINVLPHYLSQFLNDNLNKSFPLYINEHRIEAAKKLLLLNDSYTLEAIGYECGFNSKSTFFSTFKKITNYTPDSYKKKYKK, via the coding sequence ATGGGCTTAGAAAAACAAATTTTATTCTTCTTTAGTGCTTTAGGAGCTTTCAATGGGTTTTTGTTAGCAGCTTATTTTGTTTTTTTTTCCAAGAAAAAAAATTCTGATTATTTTTTAGGAGGTCTTCTTTTTGTTATCAGTGTTCGGATTACTAAATCCATATTTTTATTCTTTAATGATAAAATTTTTGATATTTTTATACAGATTGGGCTTTCGGCTTGTCTTTTAATTGGTGTTTTTCTTTACTTTTATATAAAGGCAAGTAGTGATAATGATTCAAAAAAAATAGAAAATAAAAATAAATCAACTTATTGGTGGATTCACGTATTGCTTTGGCTTATTTGCATCTCTATTTTCAATTATTTCTATTCCTACTCCGAAAACCGTTTGCTTTGGAATTATTTTGTCAAAATGATTTACCTACAATGGTTTGTTTATATTTTGCTTAGTGCTTGGGAGTTGAGAAATGAGCTTAAAAAATTATTTACAAAAAACACAAAACTTAGTGAAAGCCAAATTTGGCAAGTAAATATTTTCTTTGGGGTGTTGTGTATTTGGACTGCTTATGTTTTTGGTTCGTATGCCTCTTATATTGTAGGAGCTTTATCTTTTTCTTTTGTTTTTTATATTTTAGGACTGTTTTGGTTTTTAAAACGCTCTAATTCAACAGAAGTAAAAAATAAAATCAGTAAAGACCAACAATTACATAATTTAGAAAGTAACAAAGAAAAAGCTACTCCAAAACCTATTGAAAAATATGCGAATAAAAAAATAGATGAGCAAGAAGCAAATCAACTGAAAACAAGGATAGAAAGAATAATTGCAGAAGAAGAATTATTCAGAGATCCAAACCTCAAGCTCCCTGATTTAGCCGAAAAAATCAACGTCTTGCCTCATTATTTATCACAATTTCTGAATGATAATCTAAACAAAAGTTTTCCTCTTTACATAAATGAACATCGAATTGAGGCTGCAAAAAAGCTTTTACTCTTAAATGATTCATATACACTAGAAGCCATTGGCTACGAATGTGGATTTAATTCAAAATCTACGTTCTTCTCTACTTTCAAAAAGATAACTAACTACACACCAGATAGTTACAAGAAAAAGTATAAAAAATAA
- a CDS encoding nuclear transport factor 2 family protein has translation MSTVKFVLFVLLCFKLTSTFAQQKILFVTSNQHYYGDTNIKTSNHFGEIVVPYDIFTKAGFMIDFVSPEGGAIPIGYINTSDSIQEKYLYDGFFMNKLKNTVTPNEIRTEDYVAIFYSGGGAAMYGVAENKTLQNIAQEIYTNNGIISTICHGSAGIAYLKDKNGKSLYAGRKITGYPDSFEKKEKEYYKTFPFAIDEAIKNNEGVFIYSDKGNDEFYSVDERFVTGQDPSSATKIAEEVIKLINQNFKNKNRIVQKSELEQIRATLIDYIEGTGNGEPERLRRAFHPDFNLYTVAEDTLWIRSGEKYISAIKEGKKTSRIGRIISVDVEKDAAIAKAEIVIPNWRIFTDYFLLLKYEGTWKIVHKSYSWQEIVEKEN, from the coding sequence ATGAGTACAGTAAAATTTGTATTATTCGTCTTGCTATGCTTCAAACTGACTAGCACTTTTGCACAGCAAAAAATTCTCTTTGTTACTTCAAATCAACATTATTATGGAGATACAAATATCAAAACTTCCAATCACTTTGGAGAAATCGTCGTTCCTTACGATATATTTACAAAAGCAGGTTTTATGATTGACTTTGTTAGTCCTGAAGGAGGAGCTATTCCTATAGGTTATATCAACACATCTGATAGTATTCAGGAAAAATATTTGTATGATGGTTTTTTTATGAATAAACTCAAAAACACGGTAACACCAAATGAAATTAGGACTGAGGACTATGTAGCCATTTTTTATAGTGGAGGAGGAGCAGCGATGTATGGCGTGGCAGAAAATAAAACTCTGCAGAACATTGCCCAAGAAATCTATACTAATAATGGAATCATCTCAACAATATGTCATGGAAGTGCAGGCATTGCTTATTTAAAAGATAAAAACGGCAAATCACTTTATGCAGGAAGAAAAATAACAGGTTATCCAGATAGTTTTGAGAAAAAAGAAAAGGAGTATTACAAAACTTTTCCTTTTGCCATAGATGAAGCTATAAAAAACAATGAAGGAGTTTTTATTTATTCTGATAAAGGAAATGATGAGTTTTATAGTGTTGATGAAAGATTTGTAACAGGGCAAGACCCAAGTTCAGCTACAAAAATCGCAGAAGAAGTGATAAAACTAATAAACCAAAACTTCAAAAACAAGAATAGAATAGTGCAAAAGAGTGAGCTAGAGCAAATTAGAGCCACCTTAATAGATTATATCGAAGGAACAGGAAACGGAGAACCAGAAAGACTTCGAAGAGCATTCCATCCAGACTTTAATCTCTATACAGTAGCTGAAGATACTTTATGGATTCGCTCGGGAGAAAAATATATTTCTGCAATAAAAGAGGGCAAAAAAACGAGTCGAATAGGACGTATTATTTCCGTCGATGTAGAGAAAGATGCTGCCATAGCGAAAGCCGAAATAGTAATTCCAAACTGGAGAATTTTTACTGACTACTTTCTACTACTCAAATATGAAGGTACTTGGAAAATTGTACATAAGAGTTACTCTTGGCAAGAAATAGTTGAAAAAGAAAATTAA
- a CDS encoding serine hydrolase, whose product MKYLSFFILLVICNNKLFAQTESKLETQIDSLFSEYSGNTAGVAVAVVQDGKTIFQKGYGLANLEYNLPININTLFNIGSVSKQFTAFAIYLLQEEGKISLEDDVRKYIPELPQYDKIIKIKHLLAHTSGLRDQWALLTLAGWRLEDVITENQILKLVSKQKKLNFETGTQFMYSNTGYTLAAVIIERVSGKSFAQYCQENIFNPLKMTNTLFYDDYNKLIKNRAYSYEKVEGNFNKRTLSYTTVGATSLFTTVEDLAKWVSNFHNPLVGNAKLIKKFNEISYLDDNSPVIWAHTPEQDLYYAKGQLSYEYKGLKVLSHGGHDAGFRAVLTRFPKKEFAVITLSNNEHYTTIEKSYPLAEIFLKDYLKETKKDTSKTNPDNTEEKPYSNQLNSYEGIYYNEELATQYQVKLKDGQLVMTHPRLDDISLTETGKNKFDGINSFAFELEFFEANDKIEGFYISNFGAKNMQFDKVKPTIKEVTSIDQQLKAYNNRDINAFLDTYHEDIAIYNFPNQLLGKGKEFLRTTYQDLFQKSPNLNCLVTSREVLGNTIIDQELVTGFYGDQSLEAIAIYKMKEGKIAEVYFIKKEE is encoded by the coding sequence ATGAAATATTTATCATTTTTTATTCTTCTCGTTATCTGTAATAATAAATTATTTGCTCAAACAGAATCAAAACTTGAAACTCAAATAGATTCTCTTTTTTCAGAATATAGTGGAAATACAGCAGGTGTAGCAGTAGCTGTTGTACAAGATGGAAAAACAATTTTTCAGAAGGGATATGGTTTAGCCAATCTTGAATACAATCTTCCAATAAATATAAATACTCTTTTTAATATCGGTTCGGTTTCAAAACAGTTTACTGCCTTTGCTATTTATTTACTTCAAGAAGAAGGTAAGATTTCTTTAGAAGACGATGTAAGAAAATATATTCCAGAACTTCCTCAATATGATAAAATAATCAAAATAAAACACCTCTTGGCACATACGAGTGGACTAAGAGACCAATGGGCTTTGCTTACCTTAGCAGGCTGGAGACTGGAGGATGTAATTACAGAAAATCAGATTTTGAAACTTGTCAGTAAACAGAAGAAACTCAATTTTGAAACTGGAACTCAATTTATGTACAGCAATACAGGTTATACACTTGCAGCAGTAATAATAGAACGAGTTTCAGGGAAGAGTTTTGCACAGTATTGCCAAGAAAATATTTTTAATCCTTTAAAAATGACCAATACCCTATTTTATGATGATTATAATAAATTAATAAAAAATAGAGCTTATTCCTATGAAAAAGTAGAGGGGAATTTTAATAAGCGTACACTCAGTTATACTACAGTCGGTGCAACCAGTCTTTTTACAACAGTTGAGGATTTAGCTAAATGGGTTTCGAATTTTCATAACCCTCTAGTAGGAAATGCGAAGTTAATAAAAAAATTTAATGAAATATCTTATCTTGATGACAATAGTCCTGTTATTTGGGCGCACACACCAGAACAAGATTTGTATTATGCTAAAGGTCAGTTAAGTTATGAGTATAAAGGTCTGAAAGTTCTTAGCCATGGAGGACATGATGCAGGCTTTAGAGCAGTACTGACGAGGTTTCCAAAAAAAGAATTTGCAGTCATTACGCTGAGCAATAATGAACATTATACTACGATAGAAAAGAGTTATCCTTTAGCTGAAATATTTTTAAAAGATTACCTCAAAGAAACAAAAAAAGATACTTCTAAGACAAATCCAGATAATACAGAAGAGAAGCCCTACTCTAATCAACTCAATTCTTATGAAGGAATTTATTATAACGAAGAATTAGCTACTCAATATCAAGTCAAACTAAAAGATGGACAGTTAGTAATGACGCACCCAAGATTAGATGATATTTCATTAACAGAAACAGGAAAAAATAAATTTGATGGAATAAATAGTTTTGCTTTTGAACTTGAATTTTTTGAAGCAAATGATAAAATAGAAGGCTTCTATATTTCTAATTTTGGGGCAAAAAATATGCAATTTGACAAAGTAAAACCTACAATAAAAGAAGTAACTAGTATTGATCAGCAACTAAAAGCATATAACAACAGAGATATAAATGCTTTTTTAGATACTTACCACGAAGATATTGCCATTTATAACTTTCCAAATCAATTATTAGGAAAAGGAAAAGAGTTTTTAAGAACTACCTACCAAGATTTATTTCAAAAATCTCCTAATTTGAATTGCCTAGTTACAAGTAGAGAAGTGCTAGGAAATACTATCATTGACCAAGAATTAGTTACTGGTTTTTATGGAGACCAATCATTAGAAGCTATTGCTATTTATAAAATGAAGGAAGGAAAAATAGCAGAAGTCTATTTTATTAAAAAGGAAGAATAA
- the guaA gene encoding glutamine-hydrolyzing GMP synthase, giving the protein MQEKIIILDFGSQYTQLIARRVRELNVFCEIHPFNNIPQLDLSSGEIKGIILSGSPYSVHQEDSPRVPQISEWRKKLPILAVCYGAQLLAHTHEGEVKRSETREYGRAKLIPVTENPLLEGITADSQIWMSHGDSIYSLPDSIEVIAKTASIPVAAYHFKGEPTYGLQFHPEVTHSTDGKKIVENFLVNICKCSQDWTPAAFVEDTIQSLKEKLGNDKVVLALSGGVDSTVAAVLLHKAIGKNLYGIFVDNGLLRKGEFEQVLETYHKMGLNVTGVDSKERFYHKLKDKTDPEDKRKAIGFTFIEVFDEEAKRIQDVKWLGQGTIYPDVIESVSVKGPSATIKSHHNVGGLPEKMNLKIVEPLRDLFKDEVRRVGAELGIDNFILQRHPFPGPGLAIRILGAVSVDRVDILQEVDAIFINGLRDAGLYDEVWQAGSILLPVNSVGVMGDERTYENVVALRAVTSLDGMTADWCHLPYEFLADISNKIINNVRGVNRVVYDISSKPPATIEWE; this is encoded by the coding sequence ATGCAAGAAAAAATTATTATCCTAGATTTTGGTTCACAATATACACAGCTTATCGCTCGTCGTGTTCGTGAACTCAACGTATTTTGTGAAATACACCCTTTTAATAACATCCCTCAACTTGACCTTTCATCTGGTGAAATTAAAGGAATTATTCTTTCAGGGAGTCCGTATTCGGTGCATCAAGAAGATTCGCCTAGAGTACCACAAATTTCAGAATGGCGCAAAAAACTACCTATTTTAGCTGTTTGTTATGGCGCACAACTTTTAGCTCATACCCACGAAGGCGAAGTCAAACGCTCAGAAACTCGTGAATATGGCAGAGCAAAACTAATTCCTGTTACAGAAAATCCACTTTTGGAAGGAATCACAGCCGATTCTCAAATTTGGATGTCTCATGGAGATAGTATTTATTCTCTCCCAGATTCTATTGAAGTGATTGCCAAAACAGCGAGTATTCCTGTGGCAGCCTATCATTTTAAAGGCGAACCTACGTATGGTTTGCAATTTCACCCCGAAGTAACGCATTCGACAGACGGCAAAAAAATTGTAGAAAATTTCTTAGTCAATATTTGTAAATGTTCGCAAGACTGGACTCCTGCTGCTTTTGTAGAGGATACTATTCAATCTTTGAAAGAGAAATTAGGTAATGATAAAGTTGTTTTGGCTCTTTCGGGTGGCGTAGATTCTACAGTTGCTGCTGTTCTTTTACATAAAGCAATTGGAAAAAATCTATATGGAATTTTTGTTGATAATGGTCTTTTGAGAAAAGGAGAATTCGAACAAGTTTTGGAAACCTATCACAAAATGGGCTTAAATGTAACTGGCGTAGATTCAAAAGAACGTTTTTATCACAAGCTAAAAGACAAAACCGACCCAGAAGACAAACGAAAAGCAATCGGTTTTACATTTATTGAAGTTTTTGATGAAGAAGCAAAACGAATTCAAGATGTAAAATGGCTCGGACAAGGAACAATTTATCCAGATGTAATCGAATCTGTTTCTGTAAAAGGTCCTTCTGCTACTATCAAATCGCATCACAATGTGGGTGGACTTCCTGAAAAGATGAATCTCAAAATTGTAGAGCCTTTACGTGATTTGTTTAAAGATGAAGTTAGAAGAGTAGGCGCAGAGCTTGGCATCGATAATTTTATCTTACAACGCCATCCTTTCCCAGGACCTGGATTAGCTATTCGTATTTTAGGAGCAGTTTCAGTAGATAGAGTAGATATTTTGCAAGAAGTAGATGCTATTTTTATCAATGGACTCAGAGATGCAGGTTTGTATGATGAGGTTTGGCAAGCTGGTTCTATTCTTTTGCCTGTCAATTCGGTTGGTGTAATGGGAGATGAACGTACCTACGAAAATGTAGTGGCTTTGCGTGCCGTTACAAGTTTGGACGGAATGACAGCCGATTGGTGTCATTTGCCTTATGAATTTTTAGCTGATATTTCCAACAAAATTATCAATAATGTAAGAGGTGTAAACAGAGTAGTTTATGATATTAGCTCAAAACCTCCTGCTACTATTGAATGGGAATAG
- a CDS encoding DnaJ domain-containing protein yields MQNHYTTLGIPELASQEQAKVAFKRLAVEYHPDKNPDNPIAEELFKRINEAYQVLSNPVMKQQYDTTLRFAYSYSYYVNHRPQEAEQNFQRYHTERQKDPKNTNLYSTLISIGLIAYMFLLVNSIHNFMSRFHYYQALQSIEIKEYDKAIDELSYSIGYDNSFATAYFLRAKLYSEHFRFPNGALKDYTKAIENALIQESDFYLERGIAYGQINEKEGAITDFSTALDLSKYEQKTAQEIADEYYNSLKEYELAIEIYTTLIKQDSTKPVYYEQRALAYANLQNDNLAQKDFETIIQRNDNPNQKRVEIIAKLENEVKNYVLALKNNFILINENPTESDFHYTRSNLFFKLNNQDKGMENLNLAILYNDGKKEYYVQRAKLLLDLQQPDKACKDWKKARELGNTIKNTTLDFFCFDELDVN; encoded by the coding sequence ATGCAAAATCATTATACTACTTTGGGAATTCCAGAACTTGCTTCTCAAGAGCAAGCTAAAGTAGCCTTTAAACGCTTGGCAGTCGAATATCATCCAGATAAAAACCCTGATAACCCAATTGCAGAAGAGCTTTTCAAAAGGATTAATGAAGCCTATCAAGTTTTGTCTAATCCAGTTATGAAACAGCAATATGATACAACACTTCGTTTTGCTTATTCATATAGTTATTATGTCAATCATCGTCCCCAAGAAGCTGAGCAAAATTTTCAACGTTATCACACAGAACGCCAAAAAGACCCAAAAAACACCAATCTTTATTCTACTTTAATTTCTATCGGACTTATAGCTTATATGTTTTTGCTAGTCAATTCTATTCATAATTTTATGAGTCGGTTTCATTATTATCAAGCTCTTCAAAGTATCGAAATTAAAGAGTATGATAAAGCAATAGATGAACTTAGTTATTCCATAGGCTATGATAATTCTTTTGCAACAGCTTATTTTTTGCGAGCGAAGTTATATAGTGAGCATTTTCGTTTTCCGAATGGAGCTTTGAAAGATTATACAAAGGCAATTGAAAATGCACTCATTCAGGAAAGTGATTTTTATTTGGAAAGAGGAATTGCTTATGGTCAAATTAATGAAAAAGAGGGTGCAATTACAGATTTTTCTACAGCTCTTGACCTAAGCAAATACGAACAAAAAACAGCTCAAGAAATAGCTGATGAATATTATAATAGTCTCAAAGAATACGAATTAGCTATTGAAATTTATACTACTCTGATAAAACAAGATTCTACAAAACCTGTCTATTATGAGCAGCGAGCTTTGGCTTATGCAAATCTTCAAAATGATAATTTGGCACAAAAAGATTTTGAAACAATAATCCAGAGGAATGATAATCCAAACCAAAAACGAGTTGAAATAATAGCAAAACTAGAAAATGAAGTCAAAAATTATGTTTTAGCTTTAAAAAATAACTTCATTCTAATCAATGAAAATCCAACAGAATCAGATTTTCATTATACTCGTTCTAATTTATTTTTTAAGTTAAATAATCAGGACAAAGGAATGGAAAACTTAAACTTAGCTATTCTTTACAATGATGGTAAAAAAGAATATTATGTGCAACGAGCTAAACTGCTTTTAGACCTTCAACAACCTGATAAAGCCTGTAAAGATTGGAAAAAAGCGAGAGAATTAGGAAACACTATCAAGAATACGACACTAGATTTTTTCTGTTTTGATGAATTAGATGTAAATTAG
- the purB gene encoding adenylosuccinate lyase — MLTAISPIDGRYQRHTKSLQNYFSEYALIKARVQVEIEYFIALCKVPKTELSQLPELSETQLIYLRKIYTEFSLENAQKIKETEKVTNHDVKAVEYFVKEELEKLDLGIYNEFVHFGLTSQDINNTANPILLKEAEEKVLFEEINTSIELLNSISEEWKSIPLLAHTHGQPASPTHLGKEIKVFAYRLEKQFESLKTLPHTGKFGGATGNFNAHKVAYPKTDWRSFGKNFLAAHLGLERQEWTTQIDNYDFLAARLDAYKRINTILIDFSRDIWAYVSMGYFKQKINPNEVGSSAMPHKVNPIDFENAEGNLGISTALFEHLSTKLPISRLQRDLTDSTVLRNLGVPFGHFLIALKSLQKGISKLEINEAKIKADLENNWAVVAEAIQTVLRRESYPKPYEALKALTRTGKTMNEETIHEFIKTLNVSDAIKNELLEITPFNFTGYN, encoded by the coding sequence ATGCTTACAGCCATTTCTCCCATTGATGGACGTTACCAACGTCATACAAAATCGTTACAAAATTATTTTTCAGAATATGCGCTTATCAAAGCTCGTGTACAAGTAGAAATTGAATATTTTATTGCGCTTTGTAAAGTTCCTAAAACAGAATTATCACAACTTCCAGAGCTTTCCGAAACACAGCTTATTTACCTAAGAAAAATCTATACCGAATTTTCTTTAGAGAATGCTCAAAAAATAAAAGAAACTGAAAAAGTTACTAATCATGATGTAAAGGCAGTTGAGTATTTTGTAAAAGAAGAGTTAGAAAAGCTAGATTTAGGAATTTATAATGAATTTGTGCATTTTGGTCTAACCTCACAAGATATAAACAATACAGCCAATCCCATTTTACTAAAAGAAGCTGAAGAAAAAGTTCTTTTTGAAGAGATAAATACGAGTATAGAACTATTAAATTCTATTTCAGAAGAATGGAAATCAATTCCGTTGTTGGCTCATACACACGGACAGCCTGCATCGCCTACTCATTTGGGAAAAGAAATAAAGGTTTTTGCGTATCGTTTGGAAAAACAATTTGAAAGCCTCAAAACACTTCCTCATACAGGTAAATTTGGAGGAGCGACTGGAAATTTTAATGCCCACAAAGTAGCTTATCCAAAAACAGATTGGAGAAGTTTTGGAAAGAATTTTTTAGCTGCTCATTTGGGTTTGGAACGCCAAGAATGGACTACACAAATTGATAATTATGATTTTTTGGCAGCACGACTAGATGCTTATAAGCGAATCAATACTATTTTGATAGATTTTAGTAGAGATATTTGGGCGTATGTTTCGATGGGGTATTTCAAGCAAAAAATAAATCCGAATGAGGTGGGTTCTTCGGCAATGCCTCATAAAGTCAATCCAATAGATTTTGAAAATGCAGAGGGAAATTTAGGAATTTCGACAGCTCTTTTCGAACATTTATCTACCAAACTTCCTATTTCTAGGTTACAGCGTGATTTGACAGACTCAACCGTTTTGAGAAACTTGGGTGTTCCGTTTGGGCATTTTCTGATTGCTCTCAAGTCTCTTCAAAAAGGTATTTCTAAATTAGAGATAAATGAAGCCAAAATAAAAGCTGATTTAGAAAACAATTGGGCTGTTGTGGCAGAAGCTATACAGACAGTTTTGAGAAGAGAAAGTTATCCAAAGCCTTATGAAGCCTTAAAAGCACTCACACGCACAGGAAAAACAATGAATGAGGAAACAATTCATGAGTTTATAAAGACTTTAAATGTTTCTGATGCTATAAAAAATGAACTTTTAGAGATTACACCTTTTAATTTTACGGGTTATAACTAA
- a CDS encoding DUF502 domain-containing protein: protein MKVTFSTIATYFFRGLLITVPLAGTIYVVISFLEWVDSLLTFSTWGVGIIVILVTLTFIGYLTSLFIAKSFFEWFERILLRLPMVGLIYTSIKDLMAAFVGEEKKFSKSVLVKLNAENEIYRLGFITAEDLSLLKINDLIGVYFPHSYNISGNLYLVAAKNITPIDYDNSADLMKFIASGGVSELAITQNNDKEFGEDLL, encoded by the coding sequence ATGAAGGTTACTTTTTCAACAATTGCTACCTATTTTTTTCGTGGTCTGCTTATTACAGTTCCTCTAGCAGGAACAATATATGTCGTAATTTCTTTTTTAGAGTGGGTAGATTCTCTACTCACTTTTAGTACTTGGGGAGTGGGTATTATAGTTATTTTAGTAACTCTTACTTTTATTGGTTACCTGACCTCTCTTTTTATAGCAAAATCATTTTTTGAGTGGTTCGAAAGAATACTTTTGCGCCTTCCTATGGTTGGACTTATTTATACTTCTATTAAAGATTTGATGGCTGCCTTTGTAGGAGAAGAGAAAAAATTTAGTAAATCAGTATTAGTAAAGCTCAATGCTGAAAATGAAATTTATAGACTTGGTTTTATTACAGCAGAAGATTTATCACTACTCAAAATCAATGATTTAATTGGTGTTTATTTTCCTCACTCTTATAATATTTCAGGTAATTTGTATTTGGTAGCTGCTAAAAACATTACTCCTATTGATTATGATAATTCGGCTGACTTAATGAAATTTATTGCTTCTGGTGGTGTTTCAGAGCTTGCAATAACACAAAACAACGATAAAGAATTTGGAGAAGACCTACTGTAG
- a CDS encoding MarC family protein produces MEFNFKDIASVSLILFSVIDILGSIPIIIDLRQKNGGELRALQATVVSGILMVAFLFVGQEILQLFGLDVASFAIAGGLIMFLIGLEMVLGVDFFKTDPEVSHSTVVPLAFPLIAGAGTMTTLISLRAEYSQASVLISIMINLIVIYAVLRGSKWIDKKLGATGKAVLRKVFGIILLAIAIKLIKTNIVIG; encoded by the coding sequence ATGGAATTCAATTTTAAAGACATTGCTTCTGTGTCTCTTATTTTATTTTCAGTCATCGATATTTTAGGTTCAATTCCTATTATTATTGATTTACGTCAGAAAAACGGTGGAGAACTAAGAGCCTTACAAGCAACAGTGGTTTCAGGTATTTTGATGGTTGCTTTTTTGTTTGTTGGACAAGAAATTTTACAACTTTTTGGTCTTGATGTGGCATCTTTTGCTATTGCAGGTGGTCTAATCATGTTTCTAATTGGTTTGGAAATGGTATTAGGAGTTGATTTTTTTAAAACTGACCCAGAAGTAAGTCATTCTACTGTTGTTCCATTGGCTTTTCCACTTATTGCAGGTGCAGGAACAATGACAACACTAATTTCACTACGTGCCGAATATTCACAAGCAAGTGTTTTGATTAGTATTATGATTAATCTGATTGTTATTTATGCTGTTTTACGTGGCTCTAAATGGATTGATAAAAAGTTAGGAGCAACAGGAAAAGCAGTTTTGCGAAAAGTTTTTGGCATTATTCTTCTAGCTATTGCGATAAAACTTATCAAAACCAATATTGTAATTGGATAA
- a CDS encoding DUF3575 domain-containing protein, with amino-acid sequence MKKLFFLTLLCFSFFEMSFAQQAIIKTNPFNPILGRYTLGLEVAITEHSSLSLLVSRSNLSFNKFKYETSNGSEVGGDLELTSWGFMPEYRYYFSEQALKGFYVGSYANYARMNLDISVNGGTAETSGSANGKFNNYGLGIMTGYNFLIQDHFSIDVFGGLGGFWYNLSKINIRYQNDDVVEEKIPVPIAGLFPRIGVNLGYAF; translated from the coding sequence ATGAAAAAACTATTTTTTCTAACTCTGCTTTGCTTTTCATTTTTTGAAATGAGCTTTGCACAACAAGCTATCATAAAGACAAATCCATTTAATCCCATCTTGGGACGTTATACGCTGGGTTTAGAAGTAGCTATTACAGAACACTCTTCGTTGAGTTTGTTGGTAAGTCGTTCGAATCTAAGTTTTAATAAATTTAAATATGAGACAAGCAATGGTTCAGAAGTAGGAGGAGATTTAGAACTTACAAGTTGGGGATTTATGCCTGAATATAGATATTATTTTAGTGAGCAAGCATTAAAGGGATTCTATGTAGGTTCGTATGCTAATTATGCTCGTATGAATTTGGATATTTCAGTCAATGGTGGCACAGCAGAAACAAGTGGAAGTGCCAATGGAAAATTTAATAATTATGGCTTGGGAATTATGACAGGCTATAATTTTTTGATACAAGACCATTTTTCAATTGATGTTTTTGGTGGTTTGGGAGGCTTTTGGTATAACCTAAGTAAAATCAATATACGATATCAAAATGATGATGTAGTAGAAGAAAAAATACCTGTTCCTATTGCTGGACTTTTTCCACGTATAGGTGTGAATTTGGGTTATGCTTTCTAA